Part of the Cyprinus carpio isolate SPL01 chromosome A12, ASM1834038v1, whole genome shotgun sequence genome, AGCGGCTGTACGAGTCACTCTTCATCAGCTTGTAGATGGGCTCCTGATGAAGCACAAACACACCGCGTTCAGGAGACGAGGACGAGAGCCTCGCGTGAGCCGAGTAATGAGGAATACACCGACCTGAGCGTCTTGGAAAGCGTAGCGGCCGGGATCCTTGATGTTCTGCGTGGTTTTGTCGTAGCTCCTGGAGTCCACGTTGATGGCACTCGGCGCTCCAGGAGCCAGAAACTCTTCCCAGATCTCCTGCACCCGGGTGGGAACCTCTCGGATCGGACGCTTCTTCAGCTCCTGCACCGCCAGCCAGAACCTGCAGAGACCGCCACAGACCAGCACCACAGAGACTCACTtcttattcttttctttctttttatttaaaaatatatttaaacatttcaaaagattatttacattcttgtgtaattatttaaaaacatttaaaaagttaatacatATGTGATATAGTTGGATGCaatgcaacatttacttttttgtttaattatttaaaaatgtttaaaaaaataaatacattttaatgtaatatagccgaatataatgaaacatttacttgtttttttgtttaaaaatgtaaaataataaaaaaatatactttgtttatttattttaaaaaatttttttaataataataaataaataaataaacacaaaaaatggaaaattaatactaataataaataaaattttaatgtaatatagcCGGATACAATGcaatatttactgtttatttatttaaaaatgtaaaatagtaataataaataaatttgaatatagCTGGATATAATGCAacgtttattttttgttaaatatttaaatgttaaaaatataatatttaaataaagttgggTGTAATGCAACATTAGCTTCTTgattattgaaaacatttttataaatttatacattttaatacaatatggttaaatataatgcaacatttaattactttgtttatttaaaaaaataacaaatacattttaatataacaaaacttgatacataaaaattaatacataaaatcaaaacctttcaaaaaataataatattagtctAGTTGgatgtacaacatttttattcgttatttaaaatgttaaaaaatgcaatactttttttatttaaaatattacaatgtgATACATTTGAATATAATATAGCTGAATTCGctgcaacatttacttttttgtttagtgatttaaaaatgtatttaatatagtTGGATATAATGGGACATTTTCTTCTGGCTCTCAGCAGATGGCGCTTCAGCGTTTCTTCTTCCTCTcttaaaactgctttgaaacgaTCTGTTCGTGAGATGATCGTGTGCTGATGGCCAGCAGATGGCGCTTCAGCGTTTCTTCTTCCTCTctgatcctcctcctcctctcctgtgTTTTGTGTCGGATGTGAATCCGAGTGTTCGGAGTTCTACCTCAGGTTCTCGGAGCTGAACTCGGACTCCAGGAACTTGAGGAACTGCTCTCTCCCGACCGGATCCTTCAGAACCTCGTCGAAGCAGAATCCCCAGCGCTTCACCCGCTGCTGCCCGGCCTCTTTACTGAGAGACCATCAcaacaaatcacatcacacttTTCTGCtcttttttggccttttttgtgattgttgttgagcaataatcattttaaatcccttgaaagaaaaagaatgagGAAAGCAGGACACAGGACACACACCTGGCCTCCAGCtcccaggaagtgacatcatcagaGATCCAGGGGTTCGACGGCTCCGGCGTCGTGAAGAACGGATCGTACTCGATATACTGCTCCGAGAAACTCAACAAACTACaatatacataattttacatCAAAGTTAATGTTTCactcatcaaggacacattaaattgatcaaaagtgacagtaaagtcatttataatgtaacaaaagatttccatatatcactgtttccacaaacatacaactgtgttcaacattgataataatcagaaatgtttcttgagcagcaaatcatcatattagaatgatttctgaagatcatgtgacactgaagactggagtaatgatgctgaaaatacagctgcacatcacagaaactaaattacagtttaacatcacacagaaaacagctgtttcacattacaataaaataacacaacacaatacataaattatttttgatcaaataaaagcagtctaggtgagcagaagagactggaATCTTACAGTGAACAGGAGTGTACAGTGAGTACTTGTAGAGGAAGTGAACTCACCTCTCTGCGACTTTGGACATTTTTAAGCGGTGTCTGTCTAGCTGTGCTTGCCAGTGCTGGATCTGAAGAGAAGAGAATCACAGGGAACTGTCTCTAGATGAAGACCAGCGTCTGAGATGAATCTGAATCACTCCAGGACCCTAACCATAACCCTGACCCTAACTGAGTTCTGATTTTTGTTAAGAATGTCATGTCAAAAGCtcttatataaatttatttaaaaagcaaatatttttatgtattatttttcattcatcattcatttattaattgttatatatgtCCTCTCTTTATaatattcagatatatatatatatataaatatttttatgtattatttttcattaatcattcatttattaattgcCTGTCTTTTGATTTTTGATCTGGTTCTGATTGGATTCAAATCTGTCCTCTGTTTATAATATtcagaagtgattttttttgtacttctcAGAAGCTCTTATAAAAGAGACCTAAAAAGTGagtcagaaaattatttaaaaaaaattgtatttcctTATAACATATAATTTACTCCAgaaattattttgctttcttattagcttatttttattatttattatatttattcatttattgtgtattattttatgtctTGTTCAGATTTTTTGAGAATGTCATGTCAGAAGcccttattaaaattattaaaaaaaaataattattattatataaattaatttaatttattcatttactgctgttttattttttatatatatatattattactttttattcattaattcattcactgTCTGCCTTGTTCTGATTTTTGATCTGGTTCTGATTTGTTAAGACTTTATTATTGGTTTCTTGTTGAAAACTGTATGCCATATTTgtgttaataatatttacatttagtcatttagcagacgcttttatccaaagtgacttacaaatgaggacaatagaagcaaacTAAATcatcaaaagagcaatgatatacaagtgctgtgacatGTCTCAGTTATCTTAACAGTACACAgagcaaggtttttttattatacaataaataaaaagaaaatggatagaatagaaaaagaatagagcaagctagtgttagaggtctttttttttcttttttttaaatttataataaaaaaaaacagaatacaaaaagattagagtagttagtgttatttaaaaaaaaaaaaaaaaacagtaaattaatagagtgcaagtctaaaagtctaaaaaaaaaatatttttttttaaagaatagaattagtgtagagagtgctagagttagagggtcaagtaaagatgaaagagatgtgttttagtcgtttcttgaagatggctacagacacagctgctgggattgagttgggcagatcattgcaccaggagggaacagttaatgtacaggtcagtgaaagtgattttgtgcctctttgagatggtGAGGAGCctgtggtggttttgtatgcatacatcaatgccttgaattttatgcgagcagctattggtagacAGTGcagaacagaggtgtgacgtgtattcttttcggttcgttaaaaattaattttgctcctgcgttctggattaattgtaaaggtttgatagaactggctggaagacctgccaagagagcgttgcaatagtccagcctggacagaacaagagcttgaacaaggagttgtgcagcatgtttccGAAAGAAAGctcctgatcttcttaatgttgaataaagcaaatctgcaggaacggacagttttagaaatgtggtctgagaaagtcagctgatcatcaatcataactccaaggtttctggctgtttttgaaggagttatggttgaggtgcctaacttgatggtgaaattgtgatgaaacgatggtttgctggaaccacaagcagttctgtcttggcgaGTTTGAGTTGagggtgatggtccttcatccagcaagaaatgtctgttagacaagctgagatgcgagcagctaccgtcggatcatcaggatggaatgagcggaagagttgagtgtcatcagcacagcagtgataaaaaaaaagcaatgtttctaaatgacagaacctagtgatgccatgtagcaagagaagagaagtggtccaagaactgagccctgaggcaccccagtaggtTATATATGTGATATCAATCAGTGGTACCTGTTACTGTATGATGTAATACAAGCAAAAGAAGGTCAGGGAAAAAATAATACACTGTATTCAAATAAAACGATTACAGGCATGCTGCATGCACGCGCACTACACAGAACGGTaagtctttctcacacacagatCTGCTCAGACAGTCGCGCATCACCTGGTTGCGAAGCTCGTCCTCCGTGGGCTCTTTCACTTCCGGTGCGGCTGTGTGAGTCGGACTCTGACTGCGGATGTCATTCTGTAGACCGTACACtgactgcagacacacacacacacacacacacaatactgtgACAATGACTCTAAACACAATAATCTCCTCTTCATTGTCAGTACAAGCGTTTATGAGACTGAACTGTGATTGCTCACTTTATATAGAATTATGAGGGGCCATTCCAATGCACTACTTTTCcgttgtttttctatgtaaacacacactaGACAGACGTGTGCGACTGGTGCGCTTGTGTCTCGCATCTTTTGCATGTCAAGTTAAAAGAGTTTCAGCTGTTACACGCAGCGCCGctcatcaatgtcagttccaaaacagtgCACCAATCAGAAGACCCCGGAGGCGGAGCAAgagcttttgtttacagtagcaagCTGGCATGTTAACTGTTGTATTTGACTGCAACATGGCGGAGGAGGCGGTGTTCTGCACGCGTGTGAACGACCACTAAGATCTGTTTCTGGCAGGAATATGAGACTTATATATGccgttaatgtgtgtgtgtgtgtgtgtgagagtgtgtgtgtgtgtgtgtgtgtgtgtgtgtgtgagtgagtgtgtgtgtgtgtgtgtgtttaccttcCGTGTTTTGTGCGGCTGCTTCATCCGGGAGGATTTCTTTATGTCGGCTTCAGTAGTGTTCACACAGCCaggctacaacacacacacacacaggtcatgaatattcatgaactGCTATTAACACTGTAATACTTCTACAGACTGAGGCAATTTAAAATCTCTTACATCATTAGGGTTATGAGTTTGTCATGACAGGTGTGTGATGCAGTTCAGACGTGAGGAAATAACCATATTATCATGTCATTCATCAGAAACTCAATCACCGTCCCAGTATCACTCACCACAGGTCTGTGAACGTCCCAGAAGGCCCGCTCCTGACTGTCCAAGATCTTCCGCTCGATCTTGTCCCGTTTTTTGTCCACTCTGATGGGAGAGAGAAAGCACTGtgaactcacacacacccacacacacacacacacacacacacacacacacacacacacacacacacacacacacacacaccacacacacacacacacacacacacacacacacacactcacactcacaccacacacctcgcacacaccacacacacacacacaaacacactcactcacacacacacacacacacacacacacgaaggcTCTcgctcacaccacacacacacacacactcactcactccctcaaaccacacacacacacacacacacacacactcactcactcactcactcacttcactcacactcgctcgctcacacacacacacacacacacacacacacacactcactaactctCACTCACctcacaccactcactcacacacacacacacacacacacacacacacacacacacacacacacactcactcacacacacacacacactcactcactcactcactcacacacacacacacacacacacacacatactcactcacacacactcgctcacacacacacacacacactcacacacacacacacactcactcacacacacacacacacacacacacactctcgctcacacacacacacacacgcacacactcactcacacacacacacacatacacactcacacatgcacactcactcacacacactcacactcactcacacacacacacacacacacacacacacacacacactcactaactcactcactcacacacactcactcacacacacacacacacacacacacacacacacacactcactcactcacacacactcactcacacacacacacacacacacatcacacacacacactcactcactcacacacacacacacacacacacacacacacactcactcactcactcactcacacacactcactcacacacacacacacacacacacacacacacacacactctcgctcacacacacacacactcactcactcactcacacacacacacacacacactcactcactcactcactctcactcacacacactcgctcacacacacacacacacacacactcactcactcactcacacacactcactcactcacacacacacacacacactcactcactcactcactcactcactgaacaCAAACAGAGTTGCACTGAatcactgccacacacacacactcactcactcacacacactcgctcacacacacacacacacacacactgattccgATTCCAGCATCTGATCTGAGATCTGATCACTCACTTCGCTTGTGCTTCTGCTTGCATGAATATAAACTCCCATTTCCGTGCAAAAGCTCTCTGTAGCCTCGCCAAACTCTCCTgtggtgaaaacacacacacacacacacacacacacgagtcagcAAGTACAATCCTTACATCTGTTTTcatcaaacacatttatttatttattcacagaatgagattttaattaatgcaaataaaacagaGAAGAAAGATGCTCACAGCTTCATAATCGGCCAGCTCCAGACGAGCTTTATTCTGCATTGTTCGTTTACAGAGGTAAACCgctgcagacagacagagatgtgATGAAACAGTCACTGTCTGCAATATAAACCTGACAATGCTTCACTGCGCTGAAACAGACTGTAGAAATGCATTTGATCTGATCTGACATTCAGATTCAAGAAGGACAGTAAATAAGCTTTacattacacacagacacacattcagaCTCATAAACATCTGATATAAAGCAGTGGCTCTCATCCAGGGGCCCGGGGCCCACTAGAGGGCATCAGCACACTTCCAAACGCCCGCAAgatgactttaaaatgtaaaacatgatttaaactaAGACAAAACAAGCACTAAAATAGCTATCAATATAAAGTTATCTTActctgtgaaatattttattaggtAACAACTGCTTATAAATTGctatttgtgagtaaaaaagaaaaaaaagaaagaaaattaatttattcattggtaataaaaactgtaaatgctGAAGAACACTGAAGTATTGGAACTTGTGAaccaatataatttaattatttttgtttatttttgtttattttattttaatattaattagatttcataaaattctaattcaatatttattcaattataataCACGTTAATCAAATGAACACAAGATCTCTACTGCAGACGCACGTCCATCTAATGCTTTAATATCGTCTCTTATTATCATATCCTATAATTAATCTGATGGAGATTCTAATCAGTGGACAGGTCTGTTTAAAGCTGGAGTGTGACGTCCCACTGATGAACATCAGGTAGAGTTTGTTGATCGATTGGTCTGATCTGGTCCGACACTTTCTCGTGTTTCAGGACACCAGCGCTCAAGAACATCAGAGGAGGATAAAACACAACACcacaggccacacacacacacacacacacacactcttaccatAGTCAGTGTTTTCTGGTTCCCAGCAGTTTGACGGCCAGAAATACGGAGTCTGCGATCAGCAGAAAACTtcagctctctcacacacacacacacacacacacacacacacacatctgaattAAGTTCACTACATAGTCAAATTAATGTGGCCACCTAAACATCACAGACACATGCTGATTGTTTAATTTCACACCTGCTGGAACCACATCTGAAGCACAGAATCCTCTAGAATCTCACTGTTTGTGTCATTACCGCTAACAATACAGTGAATATCAATGACATCATGAATATGAAGACTACAATCATGAATATGTGTCTGAATGTTAATGACACCATGAATACGAAGAGTGAaataatgaatatgaatactAAAATCTGGAATATGTATGTAACtatcatgaatatgaatatgcattAGAATctcaattacattttgaatataaatatgcaaaatcagaatttaaattatgttgtgtatatgaatatgtatgaaatatgaatggatccataaatattaataatgaataaatgacatcATGAACCAGAAATATGTATCTGAATATGAATGGCATTTACTTACATTTGTATCAGAACatgaatgatttttataaatatgaactaCAATATGAATGAAATCAtgaaaatgaataatcaaatcaTGAATATGTATCTGAATATGAATAAGCATCACAAATTTAATAACATCATGAATAcaaatcagaatatgaatgacaTTAAGAATATGAATTTGAATCagaatccatccatccatccatccaatatgaatttgaatcagaatatgaatgatgTTATGAATGTGCATCAGACCATAATATATGAATCAAAATATGAATCCTGTTATTAATCTGAatttgaatcagaatatgaatgataTTATGAATCTGAATtttaatcagaatatgaatgttATGAATCTGAATtttaatcagaatatgaatgatgttatgaatctgaatttgaatcaaaatatgaatgtcattatgaatatgaatttgaatcagaatatgaatgataTTATGAATGTGCATCAGACCATAATATGAATTTGAATCACAATATGAATG contains:
- the LOC109056258 gene encoding regulator of G-protein signaling 7-like isoform X1, with translation MAQPSSCAQSSNGVADESPNMLVYRKMEDIIARMQDEKNGIPIRTVKSFLSKIPSVFSGSDIVQWMQKNLNIEDQVEALHLGTLMAAHGYFFPISDHVLMLKDDGTFYRFQTPYFWPSNCWEPENTDYAVYLCKRTMQNKARLELADYEAESLARLQRAFARKWEFIFMQAEAQAKVDKKRDKIERKILDSQERAFWDVHRPVPGCVNTTEADIKKSSRMKQPHKTRKSVYGLQNDIRSQSPTHTAAPEVKEPTEDELRNQIQHWQAQLDRHRLKMSKVAESLLSFSEQYIEYDPFFTTPEPSNPWISDDVTSWELEASKEAGQQRVKRWGFCFDEVLKDPVGREQFLKFLESEFSSENLRFWLAVQELKKRPIREVPTRVQEIWEEFLAPGAPSAINVDSRSYDKTTQNIKDPGRYAFQDAQEPIYKLMKSDSYSRFIRSSAYQELLQAKKKVKPLKRLETAI
- the LOC109056258 gene encoding regulator of G-protein signaling 7-like isoform X2, with translation MAQPSSCAQSSNGVADESPNMLVYRKMEDIIARMQDEKNGIPIRTVKSFLSKIPSVFSGSDIVQWMQKNLNIEDQEALHLGTLMAAHGYFFPISDHVLMLKDDGTFYRFQTPYFWPSNCWEPENTDYAVYLCKRTMQNKARLELADYEAESLARLQRAFARKWEFIFMQAEAQAKVDKKRDKIERKILDSQERAFWDVHRPVPGCVNTTEADIKKSSRMKQPHKTRKSVYGLQNDIRSQSPTHTAAPEVKEPTEDELRNQIQHWQAQLDRHRLKMSKVAESLLSFSEQYIEYDPFFTTPEPSNPWISDDVTSWELEASKEAGQQRVKRWGFCFDEVLKDPVGREQFLKFLESEFSSENLRFWLAVQELKKRPIREVPTRVQEIWEEFLAPGAPSAINVDSRSYDKTTQNIKDPGRYAFQDAQEPIYKLMKSDSYSRFIRSSAYQELLQAKKKVKPLKRLETAI